The genome window GCAATGAGATGCTTGATAGACTTGCTTGTTCGCTCCAACTCTTTTTCATGCTGGTGAAGTTTATCCCGAAAATACGGACTATCAACCAAGCAGTCACTAAACTCCAATGTCTGAAGACCCATTCTGGGTTATTATTATAGAAATAGTCTCCACATTTAGGGTGtattcataaaaaaattaaagcTGTCAAACTGTCTTCAACATGCAAAATTGTAAATATGGCGCGCCTTATGCCCTCTGCGCATGCGCTAGATAAGCTCACCGCTTCCTGGTTTAGGGTCAATGTTATATCCGatccgcgttagcaggtcatgtgatcttcgagatttcgcggggataTAAAATAAACGCACACGTGTGTGCAATTGGGGACTACATGGACTTAGTTAGGAGCTAGGGGTGAAATATATTGGTGGCATTCATTTTACCAGCCTTATAGGGGATGGGGACTGTGTTGACGGTATCATATAGATATACGCGTACAGTCTGAGAATAACATTAAAGCCGAGGGGGACAATTTTTTAGGACCGTACACTATGACTGTACATTTTCACGATTATTTGCATAGGGACCTTTGCatagggggagggggagggggagggggaggggagtGGAGGGGGAGGGGACGATCTAAAAAACaacttttatttcatgcatGTCCTATAGCCTATACCTCCATGGATAGGCCAACAGAGTacctacgtacatgtacatagctcagcctaaggcagtaggccctggtgtgcatgtcaTCTAGAGCACACATGGTGATATGTTAGGTCATTCCAAGACAGCAGGCCCAGATAACGGCTGTGGGAGAGAgaaggctgtgaatgtcttccagaaaattgtgagatGCTAGCTTAGACCATGTCAgattagaatacatgtactggaataacATCCAGCTGATGCATATCAGGGAAGTAAGCTCAATCAAAGGAAAAGGGTCAGGGcctttggcaaaagtcatttctaaagAACACACAGTCATCCCGAGCAGATATACAAAAAATTTTGAGGGCCACGTAGGACATTTGAGTTTGGGATTGGCCATGTATCATGATCATTTTTTCTAGGTACTCATTAATTTTTGTCCCAGCTATGGTGGTAGGCTATGAGCTGTGgtagtgtcattgataataaaccaTGCCTTTGAGGATAGGTTTTAGGACATAGTCAATTGAGAGAGTAAGTACCACAGACTGCCCAAaaaagttggttgtgacagtgctcTGTCACACTGCCGTGTTAGTCTCTGCTTTTTAAGGTGGCGTTTTTTATGTGTCTGTCAATATAGTTTACTTCTCATTCCTACACTCTGAGCTATCGGCCTACCATCAACGTCGAGGTAAGATTATAAAGCTGATGTTGTCCGTAAGTTGAATACCAGTATTATCTCATCCAGTAAGACAAGGGACCTGATTCGCCttgagtgaggacagaatttttggggacgaagtatgaggctaaggtctcattagggaggtttttttattcatgcgcggccccctcacagtagttcctaaaatcattgatttctcggtcctcacagtatgtcagtgttgattcagcagttgttttggcaaagacatgttttttttgagtttctgaaacctagagcgcaactcaataggcggctaataagaaactacgcattttactgttgttgccgacgtgtgtgtacactgaacttgggatgtgcgtcggccccgtgttgaaatgccgtccagtgccagttggtgcgtttttcgctgatttgtgcaaaattcaacatatctcaaaagttcaatggttgaccctcgagtttttttaaatttttgtgtagcgaaagcaactgtctttcatgggagaatggtcactgtaagaattattcaggaagaaatgtataatatttggggtttttcatgATTGTCCGGCCcgattggcaatattgccatttgggatggtgaacagagctaggagcaaatgcgacgcttatgatttatttaaagaaataaaatgcccgatttaacatcctgcagaatcaggggagtcgggcgtttccagtgatatacgacacaaatgggttgtccacatacattcactttggaaacgcattttaaaatagatgttacgtcctgttaatggggcacgtcatcatcgcgtacatttgggaaaaactccctaacgagacctaattCGTCTTTCCCACGTAATGAACtgatggtggcgtcacctgttatttgtagaaagaactccgacatccctcgaagtgtacatcgaggatgtaacaaatcgcgggTCAAGGTCGTGACAGGTGCTCGcaaaattttcacaaaaccaTCTAAAAATGCCGAAGAAAAAGACAGGTCAGCGAAAAAAGGCGGAAAAGCAAAGGCGAAGACAAAAAGAAATCCAAAATTCGGGTTCAAATCGGGCATTGGTTGAGAAGGCGTGCAATCTCGTGATGGTAAATTTACATTTTCATGTTTCacactacaaaatgtacactgcaGTGTGTTGAGAGTGTACATTTTACTCTTGCCAGATGAATGCCTCTTGTGGTGAAGTGGGCAGACTTCCATATAGATAAGCCATGGATAAGATCACTCATTCTCTTTGAATTAAGGCTGTAAAACCACTTGGGACTTTGAGAGGCCTTGATCATGGATATACCATCATTAAAAATTGTAAGGTGAACACATGTCCATAGGCATAGCAGGCCTACATACATGATGATGGAAGTAATGTAGGCACATCTTACTcggctttattttttaatacaTATTTCATACTTTAAATTCTTTTCATTTTGCAGGAATGTGATTCATGCAAAAGGTATGTTGTAAAATTTTCACTGATTTACCAACAAGATATCATTATGTTTGCATTCAATAAAACTGTTTAATGTTGCATTGATGTAATGATAATTAATTGGTGCCAGCATCAGAATGACAAGTAATAGTAAGGTGGTCTAATGCAGTTTTGAATAATCcattctgttttattttttgctCTAGGCGGCAAAAGAATCGAGCCTTCTGCTACTTCTGCCATAGTTTACAAAGGCTACCCGCCTGTGGTGAATGTGGGAAAACAAAGTGCATGATGAAAAGTGGTGATTGCATTGTTAGACATCCTGGAAATTTCACCACTGGTATGGCAATGGTTGTAAGTAGAATTAGGACTCCTTGGCTGTTCCTTGTACCCTTTCATCATATTCATAAAGGGTCTTTATCCCTCCCATTCAAATATTCGAAGTGCATTTTGTGAACTGTTTAAATGTACCAAACTACAGTACAGTTTAATTTCTGTTCTTTTAACAATATTATGCCTAGCTGAGCACAGTGACCATTGTTGTTCTTCAGGGTGCTGTCTGTGATTTTTGTGAAGCCTGGGTGTGTCATGGGAAAAAGTGCCTTTCTGTCCATGCCTGTACCTGCCCCCTAGCCGATGCTGTCTGTGTTGAGTGCAACCGAACTGTCTGGGACCACGGAGGCAGAATCTTCCAGTGCTCGTTTTGCCAGGGTTACCTCTGTGATGATGACCAGTTTGAACATCAGGCCATGTGTCAAATTGTTGAGGCAGAGACACTTAAGTGTCTGTCT of Lineus longissimus chromosome 9, tnLinLong1.2, whole genome shotgun sequence contains these proteins:
- the LOC135493540 gene encoding zinc finger protein 330 homolog, giving the protein MPKKKTGQRKKAEKQRRRQKEIQNSGSNRALVEKACNLVMECDSCKRRQKNRAFCYFCHSLQRLPACGECGKTKCMMKSGDCIVRHPGNFTTGMAMVGAVCDFCEAWVCHGKKCLSVHACTCPLADAVCVECNRTVWDHGGRIFQCSFCQGYLCDDDQFEHQAMCQIVEAETLKCLSCNRLGQWSCMKCKTNFCDDHVKRKGFKYSKGVPIPCPKCGHETTESNQLSLSTRNHKYGRQTEEDNESAWGYSGYDGGDSTFTGYGGVSFGGGRAAQRSDDDDDEDDEDYDDDDDDDDDESEEESEEEEADVKNIKEKTEGLTI